Proteins from a genomic interval of Quercus robur chromosome 9, dhQueRobu3.1, whole genome shotgun sequence:
- the LOC126698499 gene encoding uncharacterized protein LOC126698499 isoform X1, producing the protein MSRGSRSSGSRGFSSGSGFGFGFRGRRARNSDTLDVEVNELEDLHRRSHEAEASGNEKPLGFFVKLTGAAAEAAAKEGKPLAYDDRHEIRQMFVPPNPHMCNKINNFILELVSRFGEDYEDKDYFEYMQAHYCGLNKGSEGKKQMTIDENMQTKQQDLARNSKHDLLDMHDLMFAII; encoded by the exons ATGTCTCGCGGTTCTAGATCCAGCG GGAGCAGAGGCTTCTCTTCAGGTtcaggttttggttttggttttcgCGGTCGTCGTGCAAGAAACAGCGACACATTGG acgTGGAGGTAAATGAACTTGAAGATCTTCATCGCCGTTCTCACGAAGCTGAGG CCTCAGGAAACGAGAAGCCTCTAggattttttgttaaacttACCGGTGCTGCTGCTGAAGCTGCTGCAAAGGAAGGCAAACCATTGG CTTATGATGACCGTCATGAGATTAGACAAATGTTTGTACCTCCAAACCCTCATATGTGCAACAAAATCAATAACTTTATCCTTGAG TTAGTCAGCAGATTCGGGGAGGATTATGAAGACAAGGACTATTTTGAATACATGCAAGCCCACTATTGTGGATTAAACAAAG GGAGCGAAGGGAAGAAGCAAATGA CAATTGATGAAAACATGCAGACAAAACAACAAGATCTTGCTCGCAATTCTAAGCATGACCTTTTGGATATGCATGACCTAATGTTTGCAATTATATGA
- the LOC126698499 gene encoding uncharacterized protein LOC126698499 isoform X2 — MSRGSRSSGSRGFSSGSGFGFGFRGRRARNSDTLDVEVNELEDLHRRSHEAEASGNEKPLGFFVKLTGAAAEAAAKEGKPLAYDDRHEIRQMFVPPNPHMCNKINNFILELVSRFGEDYEDKDYFEYMQAHYCGLNKAIDENMQTKQQDLARNSKHDLLDMHDLMFAII, encoded by the exons ATGTCTCGCGGTTCTAGATCCAGCG GGAGCAGAGGCTTCTCTTCAGGTtcaggttttggttttggttttcgCGGTCGTCGTGCAAGAAACAGCGACACATTGG acgTGGAGGTAAATGAACTTGAAGATCTTCATCGCCGTTCTCACGAAGCTGAGG CCTCAGGAAACGAGAAGCCTCTAggattttttgttaaacttACCGGTGCTGCTGCTGAAGCTGCTGCAAAGGAAGGCAAACCATTGG CTTATGATGACCGTCATGAGATTAGACAAATGTTTGTACCTCCAAACCCTCATATGTGCAACAAAATCAATAACTTTATCCTTGAG TTAGTCAGCAGATTCGGGGAGGATTATGAAGACAAGGACTATTTTGAATACATGCAAGCCCACTATTGTGGATTAAACAAAG CAATTGATGAAAACATGCAGACAAAACAACAAGATCTTGCTCGCAATTCTAAGCATGACCTTTTGGATATGCATGACCTAATGTTTGCAATTATATGA